One window of the Salvia splendens isolate huo1 chromosome 1, SspV2, whole genome shotgun sequence genome contains the following:
- the LOC121767027 gene encoding uncharacterized protein LOC121767027: MGIKLDGKNFPVWSKLMRVAVGSQEKLDHIEGDKAPPETNDPKFQQWQASDFTVFSWLINNMEPRLVLQFAQHQIAKAPPGFEEDFEDGEVCQFKKTLYGLKQSPRAWFGRFTEAVKKYDYQQSNANHTLFMKKKRGKLTCLIIYVDDMIITGDDSEK; this comes from the exons ATGGGAATCAAACTAGATGGGAAAAACTTCCCAGTCTGGTCGAAGTTGATGCGCGTCGCAGTCGGAAGTCAAGAGAAACTCGACCACATTGAAGGAGATAAGGCTCCCCCAGAAACCAATGATCCAAAATTCCAGCAATGGCAAGCATCCGACTTCACAGTGTTCTCGTGGCTCATCAACAACATGGAGCCACGACTCGTGTTACAGTTTGCTCAACACCAAATTGCCAAG GCCCCTCCAGGTTTTGAAGAAGACTTTGAGGATGGGGAAGTCTGTCAGTTTAAGAAGACCTTGTATGGCTTAAAACAGTCTCCTAGAGCATGGTTTGGAAGATTCACAGAAGCAGTGAAGAAATATGATTATCAACAAAGCAATGCAAATCACACACTCTTCATGAAGAAAAAGAGGGGCAAGCTTACATGTCTGATAatctatgttgatgacatgattattacaggagATGACTCTGAGAAATAG